A stretch of Mastacembelus armatus chromosome 1, fMasArm1.2, whole genome shotgun sequence DNA encodes these proteins:
- the dnaja1 gene encoding dnaJ homolog subfamily A member 1: protein MVKETGFYDTLGVAPNATADELKKAYRKLALKYHPDKNPKEGEKFKQISQAYEVLSDTKKRDLYDRGGEKAIKEGGTGGGGGSFASPMDIFDLFFGGGSRMHRERKGKNIVHQITVTLEDLYNGATRKLSVQKNAVCERCEGRGSRKGAAQVCISCHGTGMQVRMHQLLPGMVQQVSTVCSSCQGQGQRINQKDRCKTCAGRKILRQKKILEVHIDKGMRDGQKIVFHGEGDQEPGLEPGDIIIVLDQREHPRFTRRGADLIMSMELELVEALCGFKKPVQTLDSRTLLITSHPGELIKPGDTKCVLNEGMPTYRRPFEKGRLIINFSVVFPPADFLPKHKLKELERYLPEKMDADQPESMDDDLYIYADLEDCDVERRRRRNHQYYYMDEDDYGSSEGVQCHTS, encoded by the exons ATGGTCAAGGAAACAGGCTTCTATGACACACTGGGTGTAGCACCTAATGCTACTGCTGATGAACTGAAAAAGGCTTATCGCAAACTAGCCTTAAAATATCACCCTGACAAAAATCCTAAAGAAGGAGAGAAG TTCAAGCAGATCTCACAGGCATATGAGGTGTTGTCAGATACCAAGAAGAGAGATCTGTATGATCGTGGAGGTGAAAAAGCTATAAAAGAAGGAGGgactggtggtggtggggggagCTTTGCTTCGCCTATGGACATCTTTGACTTGTTTTTTGGTGGAGGAAGTCGGatgcacagagaaagaaaag GGAAGAATATCGTTCATCAGATTACAGTGACACTTGAAGATCTTTATAATGGAGCTACAAGAAAACTTTCTGTCCAGAAGAATGCTGTTTGTGAGAGATGTGAAG GTCGAGGGAGTCGGAAAGGTGCTGCACAGGTGTGCATCTCTTGCCATGGCACAGGCATGCAGGTCCGCATGCACCAGCTATTGCCAGGTATGGTCCAGCAAGTGTCCACAGTGTGCTCCAGTTGTCAGGGCCAAGGACAGAGAATCAACCAGAAGGACCGCTGCAAAACATGTGCAGGCCGGAAGATTCTGCGACAGAAGAAGATCTTGGAGGTCCACATTGACAAAG GAATGAGAGATGGCCAGAAGATTGTTTTCCATGGAGAGGGAGACCAGGAGCCAGGACTTGAGCCAGGTGATATCATCATTGTCCTGGACCAGCGAGAACATCCACGTTTCACCAG GAGAGGAGCTGACCTGATCATGTCCATGGAGTTGGAGCTGGTTGAGGCTTTATGTGGTTTCAAGAAGCCTGTTCAGACACTGGACAGCAGAACTCTCCTCATCACATCACATCCAG GAGAATTGATTAAGCCTGGAGACACAAAGTGCGTCTTGAATGAAGGGATGCCTACATATCGCAGACCATTTGAGAAGGGGCGCCTTATTATTAACTTCTCG gtTGTGTTCCCACCAGCCGACTTCCTCCCTAAACACAAGCTGAAGGAGCTGGAGCGCTACCTCCCAGAAAAGATGGATGCAGATCAGCCAGAGAGTATGGATGACGACCTGTACATCTATGCCGATCTGGAGGACTGTGACGTTGAGAGAAGAAGACGACGCAACCATCAGTACTACTACATGGATGAAGATGACTATGGCAGCTCTGAAGGTGTTCAGTGCCATACATCTTAA
- the aptx gene encoding aprataxin isoform X1 → MPICWLVSEEGTHKPIQLPHLQTIVLGRGPETTIKDIKCSRQQVELKAECNKGYVTVKQFKEDPTGRQSGTKRPRENAPEDKEIQKEGRSMKAPKHTEKVSVSVSHGEATKNSESVGHWSQGLKTSIQDPKMQVYKDDKVVVIKDKYPKARYHWLVLPWQYIPSLKALCKEHCDLVKHMQQVADQIVQQCPDAGSLRFRTGYHAIPSMSHVHLHVISQDFDSPCLKNKKHWNSFTTDYFIESHDVIRMLETNGVVTVKEGTSELLKLPLRCHMCRKEISTIPALKEHLKSHFPR, encoded by the exons ATGCCCATCTGCTGGCTTGTTAGTGAGGAGGGAACTCATAAACCGATTCAGCTGCCCCATCTACAAACAATCGTCCTGGGTCGAGGACCAGAAACGACAATTAAAGACATAAAGTGCTCTCGGCAGCAAG TTGAACTGAAAGCAGAATGCAACAAAGGTTATGTCACAGTTAAACAG TTTAAGGAGGATCCCACTGGCAGACAGAGTGGCACTAAAAGACCACGAGAGAATGCACCAGAGGACAAAGAAATCCAGAAAGAGGGCCGAAGTATGAAagcacccaaacacacagaaaaggtCTCTGTGTCAGTCAGCCATGGAGAAGCCACAAAAAACAGT GAAAGTGTTGGGCACTGGAGCCAAGGTCTGAAGACTTCAATACAAGACCCAAAGATGCAG GTGTACAAGGATGATAAAGTAGTAGTAATTAAAGATAAATACCCAAAAGCTCGCTACCACTGGCTGGTTCTCCCTTGGCAGTACATTCCCAGTCTGAAGGCATTATGCAAAGAGCACTGTGACCTCGTGAAACACATGCAGCAAGTTGCTGACCAGATAGTTCAGCAGTGCCCAGATGCTGGCTCACTACGTTTCCGAACAGGGTACCATGCCATCCCAAGTATGAG TCATGTTCATCTCCATGTGATCAGCCAAGACTTCGACTCTCCTTGTCTGAAGAACAAAAAGCACTGGAACTCATTCACAACTGACTATTTTATTGAGTCTCATG ATGTCATTCGGATGCTTGAAACAAATGGAGTGGTCACTGTCAAAGAAGGCACTAGTGAGTTGTTGAAACTACCTCTCCGCTGTCACATGTGCCGCAAAGAGATTTCCACTATACCAGCTCTGAAGGAGCACCTGAAGTCTCACTTTCCCAGATAA
- the aptx gene encoding aprataxin isoform X2: MPICWLVSEEGTHKPIQLPHLQTIVLGRGPETTIKDIKCSRQQVELKAECNKGYVTVKQLGLNPTSIDSVVVGTGNEVKMKPGQQLHIVNQLYPYTVQFKEDPTGRQSGTKRPRENAPEDKEIQKEGRSMKAPKHTEKVSVSVSHGEATKNSESVGHWSQGLKTSIQDPKMQVYKDDKVVVIKDKYPKARYHWLVLPWQYIPSLKALCKEHCDLVKHMQQVADQIVQQCPDAGSLRFRTGYHAIPSMSHVHLHVISQDFDSPCLKNKKHWNSFTTDYFIESHDVIRMLETNGVVTVKEGTSELLKLPLRCHMCRKEISTIPALKEHLKSHFPR; this comes from the exons ATGCCCATCTGCTGGCTTGTTAGTGAGGAGGGAACTCATAAACCGATTCAGCTGCCCCATCTACAAACAATCGTCCTGGGTCGAGGACCAGAAACGACAATTAAAGACATAAAGTGCTCTCGGCAGCAAG TTGAACTGAAAGCAGAATGCAACAAAGGTTATGTCACAGTTAAACAG CTTGGATTAAACCCTACTTCCATAGACTCTGTGGTGGTGGGTACAGGCAATGAGGTCAAAATGAAGCCTGGGCAGCAGCTGCATATTGTCAATCAGCTCTACCCATACACTGTACAGTTTAAGGAGGATCCCACTGGCAGACAGAGTGGCACTAAAAGACCACGAGAGAATGCACCAGAGGACAAAGAAATCCAGAAAGAGGGCCGAAGTATGAAagcacccaaacacacagaaaaggtCTCTGTGTCAGTCAGCCATGGAGAAGCCACAAAAAACAGT GAAAGTGTTGGGCACTGGAGCCAAGGTCTGAAGACTTCAATACAAGACCCAAAGATGCAG GTGTACAAGGATGATAAAGTAGTAGTAATTAAAGATAAATACCCAAAAGCTCGCTACCACTGGCTGGTTCTCCCTTGGCAGTACATTCCCAGTCTGAAGGCATTATGCAAAGAGCACTGTGACCTCGTGAAACACATGCAGCAAGTTGCTGACCAGATAGTTCAGCAGTGCCCAGATGCTGGCTCACTACGTTTCCGAACAGGGTACCATGCCATCCCAAGTATGAG TCATGTTCATCTCCATGTGATCAGCCAAGACTTCGACTCTCCTTGTCTGAAGAACAAAAAGCACTGGAACTCATTCACAACTGACTATTTTATTGAGTCTCATG ATGTCATTCGGATGCTTGAAACAAATGGAGTGGTCACTGTCAAAGAAGGCACTAGTGAGTTGTTGAAACTACCTCTCCGCTGTCACATGTGCCGCAAAGAGATTTCCACTATACCAGCTCTGAAGGAGCACCTGAAGTCTCACTTTCCCAGATAA
- the scpp1 gene encoding secretory calcium-binding phosphoprotein 1 — MKIIIVGFFLIGAIFANPISYNGILESRELDTNMTEILSLSQSFENDTSELQSSEENTSHQSSESESLESTSEENTSEESDSQSDEDDQTDLMIETRDNSIGSEENVRKSWVRVFANVVKGPSAEDNSSTEVKGQSEDLHNQLTIKQATPTSTSKTLKQRIKTLRGQAHLPVVENPSDSRDTTSDSTDSDITGMTAATSESSESTSSESNETSETSDSKSTEDSNASDSTELEPIKAKDCVNGTQSCESEEYLFQVIGDDAHFPLNNLMESDGSERELSLRR, encoded by the exons ATGAAGATCATCATTGTAGGATTCTTCTTGATTGGAGCAATTTTTGCCAACCCA aTTTCATACAATGGTATTTTGGAATCAAGGGAGCTTGACACAAACATG aCTGAAATTTTGTCTCTTTCACaatcatttgaaaatgacaCCTCAGAGCTTCAG AGCTCTGAAGAAAATACTTCACATCAA AGTTCAGAGTCTGAATCATTAGAGTCCACGTCAGAGGAAAAT ACTTCAGAGGAGAGTGACAGTCAGTCAGATGAGGATGATCAG ACAGACCTGATGATTGAAACCAGAGACAACAGCATCGGCAGTGAGGAGAATGTCCGAAAG AGTTGGGTCAGAGTGTTTGCAAATGTTGTCAAAGGCCCTAGTGCAGAggacaacagcagcacagaggtcaaaggtcagtcagAAGACCTGCATAACCAGCTGACTATAAAACAAGCCACTCCCACCTCAACATCCAAGACCTTAAAACAAAGGATCAAAACTTTGCGAGGACAGGCACACCTGCCAGTAGTGGAGAACCCCTCTGACAGCAGAGATACCACcagtgacagcacagacagtgacaTTACTGGTATGACAGCTGCCACCAGTGAAAGCAGTGAGAGCACCAGCAGTGAAAGCAATGAAACCAGCGAGACCAGTGACAGCAAGAGCACAGAGGACAGTAATGCCAGTGACAGCACCGAGCTGGAACCAATCAAGGCCAAAGACTGTGTGAATGGCACCCAGAGCTGTGAAAGTGAGGAGTATTTGTTCCAAGTTATAGGAGATGACGCCCATTTCCCACTAAACAATCTGATGGAGTCAGATGGGAGTGAAAGGGAGTTAAGTCTAAGGAGATAA
- the sparcl1 gene encoding SPARC-like protein 1 yields MRVCLVLFCLLAATFALSVKSKPHGKHHGFHKTLHTAKEKDIITEEANLPQISPTLVTFEASSQEEEDEELSSEGNTNIDKKDGEFEVLERRDTSTAVLLSEAELVDLLKKDAEEEEEFEEHELEKEEGEVDKSKEESGEAVERNGDKEGDAEEMKMEHNLKMEEESKDLTDEENVNEESVEDKVEMEVEKMSREDKTEESASKTVDKEKKVASLEETDGSTESEIPLDLDYVADNGVLPPLQTLSTTVKSYTENSQPLSKIDVPEVKEKETNEEELSTIADYEQDIQNTEAADSKEVVDEEKIQEDKNDKERVSKVTSKEMNQDVDPQEPTSSTELESGSRVAGKEEEKSKKESGTNTKGKTRKQKKNQRTKNHPPQTEEPQDGQNQTQHDLQGSVSSSTDNTVHKAKRRRAGKWGPLVGVNPVQIRATVDLYPRSRSFLGGGIHRPESPADPCDNFHCKRGKMCKLDADNKPGCVCKEPSECPPSVNEFEHVCGTDNKTYDTSCELFATKCNLEGTKRGHKLHLDYTGPCKLIPPCVENELVQFPLRMRDWLKNVLLQLYEHDSMSPGFLTPKQRFRVKKIFENERRLHAGDHSVELLAMDFEKNYNMYIYPVHWQFAQLDQHPSDRFLSHSELAPLRVPLVPMEHCTSLFFQECDADKDKQVSFKEWTSCFGIRNEDMDINLLF; encoded by the exons ATGAGGGTCTGcttagttttattttgcttaCTGGCAGCCACGTTTGCCCTGTCT GTAAAAAGTAAACCTCATGGAAAACATCATGGATTTCATAAGACATTGCATACAGCCAAAGAAAAG GACATTATCACAGAGGAGGCCAACCTGCCACAGATCTCACCCACCTTAGTCACGTTTGAAGCGAGCAgccaggaggaggaagatgaagagctGAGCTCAGAGGGCAACACAAACATTGACAAGAAGGATGGTGAGTTTGAGGTGCTTGAAAGAAGAGATACAAGCACTGCAGTCCTGTTGAGTGAGGCAGAACTGGTAGATTTACTAAAGAAGGatgcagaagaagaggaagagtttGAAGAACACGAGCTGGAGAAAGAAGAAGGCGAGGTGGATAAAAGCAAGGAGGAGTCTGGTGAGGCTGTGGAGAGGAATGGGGATAAGGAAGGTGATGCTGAGGAAATGAAGATGGAACACAACCTGAAAATGGAGGAAGAGTCTAAAGACTTAACAGATGAGGAAAATGTGAATGAAGAGAGCGTGGAAGATAAAGTAGAGATGGAAGTGGAGAAGATGTCCCGTGAGGACAAGACAGAAGAGTCTGCCAGCAAAACGGTcgacaaagaaaagaaagttgCATCATTAGAGGAAACGGACGGCAGCACAGAGTCAGAGATCCCACTTGATCTTGACTATGTGGCTGATAATGGAGTCTTACCACCTCTGCAGACACTATCAACTACAGTAAAATCCTACACTGAAAACTCCCAGCCTCTTTCCAAAATAGACGTTCCAGAGGTTAAGGAGAAGGAAACCAATGAGGAAGAACTTTCCACCATAGCTGACTATGAACAagacatacaaaacacagaggcagcagACAGCAAGGAGGTTGTTGATGAGGAGAAGATACAAGAAGACAAGAATGACAAGGAGAGAGTTTCAAAAGTTACATCTAAAGAAATGAATCAGGATGTGGATCCTCAAGAACCAACGAGCAGTACAGAGCTTGAATCAGGATCCCGAGTGGCtggaaaggaggaagagaaaagtaaaaaagagaGTGGAACTAACACCAAGGGAAAGACAAGGAAGCAAAAGAAGAACCAGAGGACAAAGAACCATCCTCCACAGACGGAAGAGCCACAAGACGGACAGAACCAAACACAGCATGATCTTCAGGGGTCtgtgagcagcagcactgacaacaCTGTCCACAAAGCAAAGAGGAGAAGGGCAGGAAAATGG GGCCCTTTAGTAGGAGTAAATCCAGTGCAAATAAGAGCCACAGTGGATCTCTACCCCAGGTCCAGGTCTTTTCTCGGTGGAGGCATACATCGCCCAGAATCCCCTGCTG ACCCGTGTGATAATTTCCACTGCAAACGTGGAAAGATGTGCAAACTTGATGCAGATAATAagcctgggtgtgtgtgtaaagaaCCGTCAGAATGCCCCCCCAGTGTGAATGAGTTTGAACAC GTGTGTGGGACAGACAACAAAACATATGATACATCATGCGAACTCTTCGCTACTAAGTGTAACCTGGAAGGCACCAAGAGAGGACACAAACTTCACCTGGACTACACCGGGCCATGCAAAT TAATACCTCCGTGTGTGGAAAATGAGCTGGTCCAGTTCCCGCTGCGGATGAGGGACTGGCTGAAAAATGTGTTGCTTCAGCTCTATGAGCATGACTCCATGTCCCCTGGCTTCCTTACCCCAAAACAGCGTTTTAGA GTGAAGAAAATCTTTGAGAATGAGCGACGTCTTCATGCTGGTGATCACTCAGTCGAGCTTCTCGCAATGGACTTTGAGAAGAATTACAACATGTACATCTACCCGGTGCACTGGCAGTTTGCTCAGCTGGACCAACACCCATCTGACCG GTTCTTGTCCCACTCAGAGCTGGCACCACTCAGGGTCCCCTTAGTGCCGATGGAGCACTGcacctctctctttttccaggAGTGTGATGCTGACAAGGACAAGCAGGTGTCATTTAAAGAGTGGACTTCTTGTTTTGGTATCAGAAATG AGGATATGGATATCAATCTGCTTTTCTGA